The Nitrospinota bacterium genome includes the window GAAAGGGCTCGCCATAGCGCTGGAAGCGGAGAAGCGCGACAGGGGATGGGGGGATTCCACATCCGAGCTTGAGATGATCCTTATGAACCGGCATGGGGAGACCAGTATTCGCCAGATGAGGGGGGAGTCGCTTGAAGTGGAGGGTGACGGCGACAAATCGCTGATGGTTTTCGATAATCCCCGCGACGTGAAAGGCTCCGCCATGCTTACATGGTCGCACAAGAATGGGGACGACGACCAGTGGCTCTACCTTCCGGCCCTTAAACGTGTGAAGAGGATATCGTCTTCCAGTAAATCGGGCTCCTTCATGGGTTCGGAGTTCTCATATGAAGACCTCTCCAGCAGGGAGGTGGAGAAGTACAGCTACCGCTTCCTTCGGGAAGAACCGTGCCCGTGCGAAGAGCTGAAATCGCTTACCTGTTTTGTCTCTGAAAGTTTTCCGGTGGATAAAAGCTCCGGATACACAAGAATTGTCAGCTGGCTCGATACGAACGACTACCGGTCGTGCAAGGTTGAGTTCTACGACAGGAAGAGCTCCCATTTGAAAACTCTTCTGTCCAGCAATTATAAAAGATTTCTCGACAAATTCTGGAGGCCGATGAGGCTCGACGTCACGAATCACCAGTCGGGGAAGAGTACAACGCTGGAGTTCAAGGAATACAAATTTAAAACGGGATTAAAAGATTCGGATTTCAATCAGAACGCTCTCATGAGATTCAAGTAGGGGTGTGGGAGCGGGTATGAAAGGCGTTGTCGGTCCGGCTGTTCGGTTGATGTGGGGCGTTCTATTTTTCATTGCTCTTCTCCACGTAGAATCGCATGCCGCGGAGATCTCCGGTTATATCGAAGGGGAGGCCAGGATATTTCCATCTTCTCCTCTTTACGACGGGCAGGAGAACCACTCCGGCTCAGTTGCGGTACTGTCGGAGTTTTACCAGGAGCTCGGCCCAACCTCCGCAATGACTATCACGCCATTTGCCAGGTTGGATTCGGGTGATCCGAACAGGACCCATTTCGACCTGAGGGAGTTCTTCTTCCTTCTTCATGGGGAGTGGTGGGAGGTTCGCGCCGGTATCGACAAGGTCTTCTGGGGTGTGACGGAATCCGTGCACCTTGTCGACATAGTGAACCAGACAGACATGCTTGAATCGTTTGACGGTGAGGAGAAGTTCGGTCAGCCGATGCTGAAACTCTCAATTGCGGGAGACGTCAAAGGGATCGATCTTTTCATTCTCCCCCTCTTCAGGGAGAGAAATTTTGCAGGCGAGGGGGGGCGTTTGCGCAGTGAAATACTTGTGGAAGGGGACGAGGCCGCTTATGAAAGCGTAAACAGGGAAAAGAGTGTCGATTTTGCGGTGCGTTACAGCTATACGTCGGGGGGATTCGATCTTGGCATTTCGTATTTCAAGGGGACCGGCAGGGAGCCGTCGCTTCGCCTTAAACGGAACGACATGGGATTTCCAGAGATAGACGCGAAAGGGAACATTCATCTCTTCCCGTATTATGAGCAGATCACGCAAGCGGGGGTCGATATGCTGCTGGTGCTCGATGCGTGGCTGCTGAAACTGGAGTCGATATACAGAACGGGGCAATCCGACAGGGACTGGATGAAAAACGATTTCGCATCTTCGGCGCTCGGCATTGAATACACGGTATACGGGGTCGCCGGTAGCGGCGCCGATGTAGGCATTCTCGGGGAGTGGGTTTACGACGACAGGGGTGATTCCGCCGTCTCCGCGCTCAACAACGACCTGATGGCGGGGCTGAGGTTTTCACTAAATGACGTTTCAGGCTCCACCGCGCTCCTTGGATATATCCATGATTATAAAAATAGCTCTTCTTTCCTCACGCTGGAGGGGAGCAGAAGGCTAAATGACCATCTGAAGCTGGAGCTGCAGGGATTTTACTTCCTCTTCTCCCCGGAGGATGATCCGTCATGGGTGATAAGGAGAGACTCATTCATGGAGGCTCGGCTCGTCTGGTATTTTTAGCTGCTGATAAAAATCGGCAGTAGCAAACAGCTCGGGAAAACTTTGAATCGATATAAAAGTACGCCGCTGTAACCCGGTTACCCGCTTTTTTCTTCTAAATGATTTATTTTTTTATCTATTTTTGTTTGTCCATCAACACTTTATTAAATACAAAATGCAATAAGTAACGAAAAATAAGTATGTTTTATATTAAATATCATTCTCATTATTCGGTATATCAAGGAGGCCTGTATCTATAAATATACATATATGAGCAAAGATGGTATATATTGCACATTTGTGCATGTCGGGATTATTGACGAGTTTTTACCAGTTATATCAACGGTTTCACTTTCCTTTAGTTGATTTTAATCTCATTTCAAGTTAAATTAGATGGAATTATATTGAATTAGGGTGGTAATCGGCTATGGATAGCGTCAAAGAAATGAACGATGATTCATCAGGGAGTGATGAGATCTTCCCTGAACCGAAGATAGCTCTTTCCGGTGCACAGGTTTCCGGCGACGATTATGCGACATCCTCTACCGAGGATACGGAGGAGCCTTTGAATTCCGACTCCGATTCTTTTTCCGACTCCGCGCCCCTGCCCGGCGCTGTTCCGACTGCCGAGACGCAATCAACCCCTGTTTCTGAAGCAGCTGTTCCGGCAAATCCGTTCTCACGGATAATCGGCAACAGCCAGCAGCTGAACAAGGTTTTTGATTCTGTAAGGAAGATTGCCGACACCGATTCCACTGTGCTGATACTCGGCGAATCGGGAACCGGCAAGGAGCTTTTCGCCAGGGCGATACATGATCATTCGCCGAGAGCAAAAAACAATTTTGTTGTAGTGAACTGCGGCGCGATACCGGAGGATCTCCTTGAAAGCGAGCTCTTCGGCCACGAGAAGGGATCGTTTACCGGCGCCATAAGGACGAGGCTCGGGAAATTCGAGCTTGCCAACCACGGCACGATCTTCCTCGACGAGATAGGGGACATGAGCCCTTCCCTCCAGGTGAAGCTGTTAAGGATACTGCAACAGCAGGAGTTCGAGCGCGTCGGCGGAAACCAGGTTATCCGCACGTCGGTAAGGGTTCTTGCCGCCACGAACCGCGACCTCCAGAAGGCGATAGCCGAAAAGAAGTTCCGCGAGGACCTCTTTTACCGCCTCAACGTAATCCCGCTCAACCTCCCTCCCCTGCGGGAGAGGAAGGACGATATCCCGAAACTTATTGAGCATTTCATGGGGCGCTTCAACAGGAGCAAGAACCGAAGCGTCAGCTCCGTCACCTCCGAAGCGATGAGCGCGCTGATAAAGTACGACTGGCCCGGCAATATAAGGGAGCTTGAGAATATCTGCGAGCGGATGGTTGTCATGACCGGCGAAGGGGAGATAGGGATGGATGATCTGCCGTTCCATATCGTCCCGGACAACGTGGAGAGCGAACAGCTCCTTCACGACATGCTCCTTGTAGGTAGCGAGGAGGTTGATCTCTTTGTTCCTCAGGACATCCCGCCCGGCCTGGTGGTAAAACTTCCGGATGAGGGGATAAGCCTCAAGGATGTTGTCGAGGAGTATGAAACGATGCTGATAATGCAGGCGCTCGAAAGGTCTAACTGGGTAAAGAACAAGGCGGCCACGCTCCTTGGACTAAACCGCACTACCCTCGTCGAAAAACTGAAGAAAAAGGGTATCAACCGCTAGACGCTATCTCCGCCACCCACTCCCGCTCAAGTAAAAGCTTCTCTCCGTCGAAAATTTTTCCTGTAATGCGGTCACCGGCTTTGTAGGAGCCGACCCCTTTCGGTGTTCCGGTCATTATTATGTCGCCATCCTCTAGCGTGAAATGCCTTTTAGCTTCCGCGAGTATTTGAGAGGGATTGTGTATCATCAGTTCCTCCCCCCCCTCCTGTGCCGCGCTTCCGTTTATCGAAAGGGTGAGGCGGAGGTTGCCTAACCTCTCAAGCGTTATGAAATCGCTGAATACGGCAGAGCGGTCGAAAGCTTTCGCCTTCTCCCACGGCAATCCCTTCGCCTTGAGCCTTTTTTGCACCTCCACAAGGGTAAGGTCGAGGCCGAATCCGACGCCGGCATACTCCCCGTTCTCCACGATGAACGATATCTCCCCCTCGTATCGGCAGACCTCCTCCGGTACGGAGAGCGTGGATGATATGGAGCTGTTCGGCTTCATAAAGAGCACAAGCTCCCCCGGCTCCCAGTTGCCGAGTTCCTCTATATGTTCGGCGTAATTCATTCCGACACAGATCACCTTTGTCGGAAAGTATTTTCTCTTATCAAACAGAACGGAATTCAATTCTCTCCCCCTTTACGCGAAGCGGACGATTTGGGAAAACTATGACAGGGTATCAACCTTTTGCCCCACATTCATTTTATAAACGAAGGCCTCCCTGTTTCCGTAAATGTATACAGGCTTGAATCCTTTTAGCAGAAACCGGTAGGTGATTATCACGGCGGTAGGCTTCAGTTCGCGTCTGAATTTTTCATGGAGCTGGTCGGTCGCCTGGTGCGAGAGGTAGCAGTAGACGAAATCGGCGTCGCTCAGCTCCGTACTGCTTGCCGAGGCGAGCCGGATCTTTATTTTGTCCGACAAGCCGGCTCTCCAGACGAGAAGCCGCGCGATAAGAACTTTCAGCGGGTCTATCTCTATGCCGACCCCTTTTGCGCCGAATGTTTTTGCCAGATATAAAAGCACCCTTGCGTCGCCGCAACCGAGGTCGTAAACGAGCGAGTTCTCGTTTATCCCCGCTACCTTGAATATCTGTTCGATATCCTTTTGCGGGGTGGGGAGCCATACGGCGCCGAAGATTCCGGGGAGTCCGATAGAAAGGGCGATTATGAGAACAAAGCCGAGAGGGAGATAGTAAAGGAGTGATTCCAACTATTCGTATATCCCAATCAATGGAAAAGGGAAGGGGGCTGGATCAATCGTGACCGGCATCGTCCCTGTCGGTCAGCGACCTGTACGCGGCCCGTAGCGGAAAATAGGCGATGCTGATGAATACCGCCAGCAGTATCAGAGCATGCGGCGAGGTCAGAACCTCATAGATCGGATTGTTAACAAGAATCGCGACTGAATACCCAATCCCGATAATTCCGGCGAGAACGGGGAAGATTACCGCTTCCGTTTTTGCCCAAATACTCTCTTTATTATTTTCCAATGTAATCTGTTCGCTCATTTAATCGTTCTCATTTTTTATATCAGTAAAGATAATATGTTGAATGGGGTATCACCGCAAGTCATTTCGGAACAGCGAGTTCATAACCTCACGCTGAATGTTTCAAATCCGTTTCCAGGTTCTTCCCATCTGGCATCAACCGATGTGACCCTTGCCGATGGGGGACCCTTTTTGCACCAGGCGACAAGTTTTTCGAGCTTTGACTTTTCCCCTTCGGCTACAATCTCGACCGTACCGTCCGGCAGATTTTTTGCCCATCCGGTAAGGCCGAGGGAGAGCCCGGTCTCGGCCGTAGTTGAGCGGAAGAAAACCCCCTGCACAATTCCGTGCACTATCAGGTGTACCCTCGCTTTTTCACCCATTTTTGAGCGCCTCTTTTATCTCCTTAATTATCATCTCCGCCGCCTTTAAAGGTTCCTCCGCGGCAAGGATAGGGCGGCCTACGACGATATAATCCGCTCCGTCCATTATCGCATTAAAAGGGGTGGAAATCCGTTTCTGGTCGTCCGTTTTGGCCCATTCCGGTCTCACTCCGGGGGTGACGATAAGAAAATCCTTTCCGAATTTTTCGCGAAGCCTCCTTGTTTCGAGCGGCGAGGCGACTACTCCGTCGAGACCTGAGCCAATCGCTGTACCGCAAAGCTCCTCAACCCGGTCTGGGAGAGGTGTTCTTATTCCGGCGATGTTCATCTCCGCCTCGTCCATCGAAGTGAGGATGGTAACGGCGATGAGGAGGGGAGGTTTTTTTATCTGTTGTACGGTTTGCGCGGTTTTTTTAAGAGCCGCCGGCCCGGCGAGAGCATGCACGTTTATCAGGAAGGCGCCGCTTTCGCACGCGGATTTGACGGCACCCGCCATCGTATTCGGGATATCGAAAAATTTCAGGTCGAGGAATACCTTGCCGCCGAGAGTGTTTATTTTTTTTACGATCGAAGGGCCTGCCGTGCAGAAGAGCTCAAGGCCGACCTTGAAAGTGCTGACGGCAGGGCGAAGTCTCTTCACCCATTTCAACGCTTCCGCTCCCGTGCCGACGTCAAGCGCGACTATCAATCTTTCAGCAGGAGTTATCTTTTTCAAACCGCTCTCCCTACCTCTCCTCTATCTGGTCTATCGGCGTAACGGCATTGACATCCTTTTTCCCCTTTTTAGCTGTGGTTTTCAGGATGAGAATGCTCGCTTCATAAAGTATCACTATAGGGATAGCCAAAACGACCTGGGTAAAAACATCAGGCGGGGTAATTACCGCCGATATTACAAACGCAGTTACGACCAGATAAGGGCGGAACCCGGCGAGCTGTTCCACGGTCACCAGGTCGGCCATGTTCAGGAAAATGACCACGATGGGGAGCTGGAAGACAATTCCGAATACCACCATTAAATTGAGGCAAAACCCAATCACCGCGGAAATAGAGAGCATCGGCAATAGTGTTTCTCCGCCGAACCCAAGAAGAAAGGCCAATCCGTAGGGGAGTATCATGTTGAAACAGAAGAGGGCGCCGGCTGTGAAGAACAGCGTCGAGAAAAAAATGAATCCTGAGAGGTATTTTTTCTCCTTCTTTAAAAGCCCGGGTGCCAGAAACGCCCACGCATGGTAGAGGAAGAAGGGGAGGCCCAGAATGCCCGCCGCGTAAAAGGCTATTTTCATATGGACGAAAAAGGCTTCAGTAGGGCTTATGAAGACCAGTTTACCCCCGGGGAGGAGCGAGGTAAAAGGTGCAAGGAGGCGGTCCGAAACGGCCCATGTTGCGAAGAAAAGGACAAACACCATTCCAAGGCAGAGCATCAGCCTTGAGCGAAGCTCCTCAAGGTGCTCGGTAAATGGAACTTTCTCGCCCTCTTTCAGTTTCTTGATCATCATTCTCTCCAGTGGAATCATAAGGATAACACGCGATTTTCAGAATGTCTTTTTCGCGATGCATTTTAAATATGAGGGAAGGGTCATCCATGTTTTTTCCCGGTTTTTGGAACATCGCCTCGCCAATCCCGGGGAGTTACCCAAACCTGCAATATGGTTTAAACTTGTTATACTTGTTTGCAACGGCTTATCCAGCCGGTATGGATCGAAATAGGGAGCATTCGATTATGGATGACAGGTTATTACGGAGATTGGCGGGCGTCAGGCCGGCATATATTGTTCTTGTGTCGGTGCTTGCCTCTGTCAGCCTCACCCTGGTAATTGTCTCCATATGCAGTCTCTATTTTTACGGTCGCGTTACTTTCGAGTTTATCGCTACCGGGATCATCGCCTCTTTCTTTGTGGCTTTCTTGGTCGTCATGTTTCTGCAAAAAATTACGAATAGCATTATGGAAGTGAAGCTCCAGTCGGATTCCATGATCCAATCCCTGGAGAAAAATATCTCCAATATCATCCAAAAGAGCAATGACGTCTTCTACAGGACCAACCTGAAGGGGGAGATAGTCTGGATATCTCAATCGGTTCAAAAGGTGATGGGATATTCTCCGGAAGAGTTGATCGGGAAGGATATTTCCAGTTTTTACGTAAATCCGGAAGAGCGATTGAGGCTCCAGGAGTTGCTGAGGGAGAATGGCGGATTCGTAAAGAATTTTGAGGCAAAACTCCGGAAGAAGGATGGGAGCGAGATATGGCTCTCAACGGACACCGGTTATTATTACGACGAACACGGGAGCATCGCCGGAGTTGAAGGGGAGACCAAGGATGTAACCGAAAAGAAGGAGATCGAAAACGCCCTGAGGCTCTCCGAGGAAAAGTACAGAACGCTTATCGAAAATATACAGGAGGGGATATTCCTCCTTCAGGAAGGGAAGTTCGTCTACGTAAATGACAGGTTTGCCGAAATGACCGGCTACAAGGTAGCCGAGATAATTGGAAAGGAGTTTGCCCCTTTCGTGGCCCCGGAAGACAGGAACAAGGTTTTCGAGCGGTACAAAAGGAGGTTGCAGGGGGAAGACGTTCCAAAGGAGTACGAGTTCCGGCTCCTGCATAAGGATGGCAATGCGCGGGTGGTTGTGCATATGCTGGTGAGTCTCACCCAGTATCAGGGAAAACTGGCAACCACCGGTACGATCACCAATGTATCCGAAAAGCGGAAGATGGAAACTCTCTATCAAAAAGCCCAAAAACTCGAATCTGTGGGATTGCTGGCTGGCGGCATTGCCCATGATTTCAACAACCTCCTCACCTCGATACTGGGCGGTCTCTCACTGCTGAAGCTTACTATCGACAAGAGCGGAG containing:
- a CDS encoding outer membrane lipoprotein-sorting protein; the protein is MRLFAIPFFIFLTLVAPATAETPEEKGLAIALEAEKRDRGWGDSTSELEMILMNRHGETSIRQMRGESLEVEGDGDKSLMVFDNPRDVKGSAMLTWSHKNGDDDQWLYLPALKRVKRISSSSKSGSFMGSEFSYEDLSSREVEKYSYRFLREEPCPCEELKSLTCFVSESFPVDKSSGYTRIVSWLDTNDYRSCKVEFYDRKSSHLKTLLSSNYKRFLDKFWRPMRLDVTNHQSGKSTTLEFKEYKFKTGLKDSDFNQNALMRFK
- a CDS encoding sigma-54 dependent transcriptional regulator, with the protein product MDSVKEMNDDSSGSDEIFPEPKIALSGAQVSGDDYATSSTEDTEEPLNSDSDSFSDSAPLPGAVPTAETQSTPVSEAAVPANPFSRIIGNSQQLNKVFDSVRKIADTDSTVLILGESGTGKELFARAIHDHSPRAKNNFVVVNCGAIPEDLLESELFGHEKGSFTGAIRTRLGKFELANHGTIFLDEIGDMSPSLQVKLLRILQQQEFERVGGNQVIRTSVRVLAATNRDLQKAIAEKKFREDLFYRLNVIPLNLPPLRERKDDIPKLIEHFMGRFNRSKNRSVSSVTSEAMSALIKYDWPGNIRELENICERMVVMTGEGEIGMDDLPFHIVPDNVESEQLLHDMLLVGSEEVDLFVPQDIPPGLVVKLPDEGISLKDVVEEYETMLIMQALERSNWVKNKAATLLGLNRTTLVEKLKKKGINR
- a CDS encoding fumarylacetoacetate hydrolase family protein, encoding MNSVLFDKRKYFPTKVICVGMNYAEHIEELGNWEPGELVLFMKPNSSISSTLSVPEEVCRYEGEISFIVENGEYAGVGFGLDLTLVEVQKRLKAKGLPWEKAKAFDRSAVFSDFITLERLGNLRLTLSINGSAAQEGGEELMIHNPSQILAEAKRHFTLEDGDIIMTGTPKGVGSYKAGDRITGKIFDGEKLLLEREWVAEIASSG
- a CDS encoding class I SAM-dependent methyltransferase, producing the protein MESLLYYLPLGFVLIIALSIGLPGIFGAVWLPTPQKDIEQIFKVAGINENSLVYDLGCGDARVLLYLAKTFGAKGVGIEIDPLKVLIARLLVWRAGLSDKIKIRLASASSTELSDADFVYCYLSHQATDQLHEKFRRELKPTAVIITYRFLLKGFKPVYIYGNREAFVYKMNVGQKVDTLS
- the yccX gene encoding acylphosphatase, giving the protein MGEKARVHLIVHGIVQGVFFRSTTAETGLSLGLTGWAKNLPDGTVEIVAEGEKSKLEKLVAWCKKGPPSARVTSVDARWEEPGNGFETFSVRL
- the pyrF gene encoding orotidine-5'-phosphate decarboxylase, with translation MKKITPAERLIVALDVGTGAEALKWVKRLRPAVSTFKVGLELFCTAGPSIVKKINTLGGKVFLDLKFFDIPNTMAGAVKSACESGAFLINVHALAGPAALKKTAQTVQQIKKPPLLIAVTILTSMDEAEMNIAGIRTPLPDRVEELCGTAIGSGLDGVVASPLETRRLREKFGKDFLIVTPGVRPEWAKTDDQKRISTPFNAIMDGADYIVVGRPILAAEEPLKAAEMIIKEIKEALKNG
- the tatC gene encoding twin-arginine translocase subunit TatC, whose protein sequence is MMIKKLKEGEKVPFTEHLEELRSRLMLCLGMVFVLFFATWAVSDRLLAPFTSLLPGGKLVFISPTEAFFVHMKIAFYAAGILGLPFFLYHAWAFLAPGLLKKEKKYLSGFIFFSTLFFTAGALFCFNMILPYGLAFLLGFGGETLLPMLSISAVIGFCLNLMVVFGIVFQLPIVVIFLNMADLVTVEQLAGFRPYLVVTAFVISAVITPPDVFTQVVLAIPIVILYEASILILKTTAKKGKKDVNAVTPIDQIEER
- a CDS encoding PAS domain S-box protein, which gives rise to MDDRLLRRLAGVRPAYIVLVSVLASVSLTLVIVSICSLYFYGRVTFEFIATGIIASFFVAFLVVMFLQKITNSIMEVKLQSDSMIQSLEKNISNIIQKSNDVFYRTNLKGEIVWISQSVQKVMGYSPEELIGKDISSFYVNPEERLRLQELLRENGGFVKNFEAKLRKKDGSEIWLSTDTGYYYDEHGSIAGVEGETKDVTEKKEIENALRLSEEKYRTLIENIQEGIFLLQEGKFVYVNDRFAEMTGYKVAEIIGKEFAPFVAPEDRNKVFERYKRRLQGEDVPKEYEFRLLHKDGNARVVVHMLVSLTQYQGKLATTGTITNVSEKRKMETLYQKAQKLESVGLLAGGIAHDFNNLLTSILGGLSLLKLTIDKSGDDEDLQIVTESINATKRAKDLARQLLSFSKGSEPVKKLLSLKDLLMDCVSFSLRGSLSNYSFDIVDDLWNVEADEGQLNQVFNNLIINAEQSMPDGGVIDVCAYNINISSHSGIPLPPGKYVQITVEDAGHGIPDEYLDKIFDPYFTSKQKGSGLGLASAYSIIRNHGGFIDVESDLGKGSRFHVFVPASDLAINEYASSPALVKGHGRVLVMDDEDVVRNVLGRMLKRLGYETEYAVDGEEAVSIYRQNLENGTRFKAIITDLTIPGGMGGEKVLKILKEADPEIKAIATSGYALDPIMSDYPKYGFAGILQKPFEMENLSVVLEKVTAENGGKS